The following coding sequences are from one bacterium SCSIO 12741 window:
- a CDS encoding DUF1428 domain-containing protein has product MTNYIDGFVLPIPKVHLDEYRGVAEKVAEIWKEYGALAYFEYQGDDLTLTGTRSFANSVDLKENEVVIFGWVVFPSKEIRDQANKQVPNDQRMAELVGPLVDPKRLIFDASRMIYGGFKPLVQLD; this is encoded by the coding sequence ATGACAAATTATATTGACGGCTTTGTACTTCCGATCCCTAAAGTTCACTTGGATGAATACAGAGGTGTAGCAGAAAAAGTGGCCGAAATCTGGAAGGAGTATGGTGCTCTGGCCTACTTTGAATACCAGGGTGATGACTTGACCTTAACGGGGACAAGGTCCTTCGCTAATTCGGTGGACTTGAAAGAAAATGAAGTCGTCATCTTTGGATGGGTAGTTTTCCCTTCCAAAGAGATTCGGGACCAGGCTAACAAGCAAGTACCCAACGACCAGAGAATGGCTGAATTGGTAGGGCCATTGGTCGATCCCAAAAGATTAATTTTTGATGCGAGTAGAATGATTTATGGTGGGTTTAAACCGCTCGTTCAATTGGACTAA
- a CDS encoding nuclear transport factor 2 family protein, translated as MKTYQVDVSKLRKPTWSEEEYQNALIVGDFVQNLMNDHNFDYIKKKYGSHPYKQHNQSMVDGLKGVLKVVSDFAKRYPDYTYDVRHMYVDGPYVTVHSHATNNKKHRGNAQKGLNIMDIWKVEDGKITEHWDAVQPIHGSMRFLFWMIGGKFRNKNTFF; from the coding sequence ATGAAAACCTATCAAGTAGATGTAAGCAAGCTCAGAAAGCCCACATGGAGTGAGGAAGAATATCAAAACGCCCTCATTGTTGGAGACTTTGTACAAAACCTAATGAATGATCACAATTTCGATTACATCAAAAAGAAATACGGATCACATCCTTACAAGCAACACAACCAGAGTATGGTGGACGGATTGAAGGGTGTACTCAAGGTGGTATCCGACTTTGCTAAAAGATATCCGGATTACACCTACGATGTGCGCCACATGTATGTGGATGGTCCTTATGTAACGGTTCATTCACACGCTACCAACAACAAGAAACACCGGGGCAATGCGCAAAAAGGGCTAAACATCATGGACATCTGGAAAGTGGAAGACGGAAAGATCACCGAGCATTGGGATGCTGTTCAACCCATCCATGGATCGATGCGCTTTCTGTTTTGGATGATCGGAGGAAAATTTAGAAACAAAAACACCTTTTTCTAA
- a CDS encoding helix-turn-helix transcriptional regulator, protein MKKEELRSDCPINYALEYLGDKWTLLVIRDLIFEGKKFYKEFLNSKEGIATNILSDRLKKLESAGLITSEVYEKQKTKKVYSLTTKGMDLIPVLVELIKWSAKYDSTLNVSPAFIQKLETDRDAVIDSIQEHIGTDTYSANRS, encoded by the coding sequence ATGAAAAAAGAAGAATTAAGGTCAGATTGCCCCATCAATTATGCGCTTGAATACCTGGGAGATAAGTGGACATTGTTGGTCATCCGAGATCTCATTTTTGAGGGGAAAAAATTTTACAAAGAGTTTCTAAACTCCAAGGAAGGCATAGCGACCAACATCCTGTCGGATCGATTAAAAAAGCTGGAAAGCGCCGGTTTGATTACCTCCGAAGTGTATGAAAAACAAAAGACCAAAAAGGTGTATTCACTCACCACTAAGGGAATGGATTTGATTCCGGTATTGGTTGAGCTAATCAAGTGGTCGGCGAAATATGATAGCACCCTAAATGTGAGTCCGGCTTTCATTCAAAAACTGGAAACGGATAGAGATGCAGTGATCGATTCGATCCAAGAACATATCGGAACCGATACCTACAGCGCCAATCGTTCCTAG
- a CDS encoding PspC domain-containing protein translates to MPKLYRSEKKMIGGVCQGLSETWNIPVIVLRLLFVGSTLFFFFPVLVYLVLLVSLPEQNGAPNKLQKPSFKTAIPAVIGIIAGFFCGYLGGLIAIGGDSSGFLVVIFFSLCGAVAGGIGGFLLGSRMVK, encoded by the coding sequence ATGCCCAAGCTCTATAGATCGGAAAAGAAGATGATTGGAGGTGTTTGCCAGGGTCTTTCGGAGACATGGAATATTCCGGTCATTGTCCTTCGGCTCCTATTTGTTGGCTCTACCCTGTTCTTCTTCTTCCCGGTTCTCGTTTATTTGGTCTTGTTGGTATCTCTGCCCGAGCAAAATGGAGCACCCAACAAACTCCAAAAACCATCCTTCAAAACAGCCATACCCGCCGTTATCGGCATTATCGCGGGATTCTTTTGCGGGTATTTGGGAGGTCTTATAGCCATTGGTGGTGACAGTTCAGGTTTTCTGGTTGTCATTTTTTTTAGCCTCTGTGGGGCCGTCGCAGGTGGTATCGGTGGATTTCTTCTGGGATCGAGAATGGTTAAATGA
- a CDS encoding NAD(P)-binding domain-containing protein, whose protein sequence is MQNSNLPVAIIGGGPVGLAAAAHLTKKDIPFLLFEAGDSVGRNFLSWGHVRVFSPWRYNLDKVARELLLQTDWLEPDPESLPTGKELVDEYFHPFSQLPSIKPHIKLNAKVLSIGRKGFDKMKTWGRNEKPFSIQVEENGLVNYYEASAVIDSSGTWNQPNPIGSGGVMAQGEQELAKHIYYGIPDVKHQELERYKNKHVVVVGGGHSAINALLDLADVQNLYPETKISWILRKPDISQVYGGQEADELQARGTLGIRIENLVNSGRLHIYTPYHILRLSEQETGIEIQGELKGELVKIGEVDEIISNTGARPNLDMIREIRTDLDSSLESVSDLAELIDPNIHSCGTVRPHGEAELRHPEEDFYIVGSKSYGRAPTFLMATGYEQVRSIVAYLSGDKEGAKRVELDLPQTGVCSSSLNLKSGSSCCAPEPVEVESMERSAQGTVSGCCG, encoded by the coding sequence ATGCAAAATTCAAATTTACCCGTTGCCATTATTGGTGGGGGTCCGGTCGGATTGGCAGCTGCAGCCCACCTGACTAAAAAAGACATACCATTCCTATTGTTCGAAGCAGGCGATTCGGTAGGTCGCAATTTTTTGTCCTGGGGACACGTCCGTGTTTTTTCTCCGTGGCGCTACAACCTGGATAAGGTGGCTCGTGAGCTTTTGCTACAAACGGACTGGCTGGAACCTGATCCCGAAAGCCTACCCACCGGAAAAGAACTAGTAGATGAGTATTTCCATCCCTTTTCTCAGCTTCCATCCATCAAACCTCATATCAAGTTAAATGCAAAGGTTTTGTCCATTGGAAGAAAGGGCTTTGACAAAATGAAAACCTGGGGAAGAAATGAAAAACCCTTCTCCATCCAGGTGGAGGAAAATGGCTTAGTCAACTATTACGAAGCCAGTGCCGTGATCGATTCTTCCGGAACCTGGAATCAACCCAATCCTATTGGATCGGGAGGTGTGATGGCACAGGGAGAACAGGAACTGGCTAAGCACATTTATTACGGGATTCCAGATGTTAAGCACCAGGAATTGGAGCGCTACAAAAACAAACATGTAGTGGTGGTAGGAGGCGGTCATTCAGCCATAAATGCCCTGCTCGATTTGGCCGATGTACAAAACCTCTATCCGGAAACAAAAATCTCCTGGATCCTTCGTAAACCAGACATCTCTCAAGTGTATGGCGGACAAGAGGCCGACGAGCTTCAAGCCCGTGGTACCCTCGGTATTCGGATTGAGAATTTGGTCAATAGCGGACGCCTTCATATTTATACCCCCTACCACATCCTCAGGCTCTCCGAACAGGAAACAGGCATTGAGATTCAGGGCGAATTAAAAGGAGAATTGGTAAAAATCGGAGAAGTGGACGAAATCATCAGTAACACTGGAGCGAGACCCAATTTGGACATGATTCGGGAAATCAGAACGGATCTCGATTCCTCTTTAGAATCGGTATCTGATCTCGCCGAATTGATCGATCCAAATATTCACAGCTGTGGCACCGTTCGTCCCCATGGTGAAGCCGAATTGAGGCATCCGGAAGAAGATTTCTACATCGTAGGATCCAAAAGCTATGGACGGGCTCCTACCTTTCTGATGGCCACCGGCTATGAACAGGTTCGATCGATTGTTGCCTATCTGTCCGGAGATAAAGAAGGGGCTAAACGGGTGGAACTTGATCTTCCTCAAACCGGAGTTTGTAGTTCCTCTCTCAACCTGAAAAGCGGCTCGAGTTGTTGTGCTCCCGAACCTGTTGAAGTGGAGTCCATGGAGCGGTCAGCCCAAGGTACGGTGAGTGGATGCTGCGGATAA
- a CDS encoding MFS transporter, which translates to MGDALLYPILPIYGKEMGFSFFAIGLLLSINRFVRIVANSQVAIIMARVGARKVLIFCSVLAVMTTLVYGLQVGLILFVLARLVWGLCYSGLQISTLHYAAQETQRKGLTFALAQSIKTSGALAVFWFGPPLVNQLGVEPGIWVIALFSSIGIVLSFFLPMLPLQNQDTTIKTKRTFYPSAINLLVFSLSFIIDGVMVVSLAQILGTGFNSSGELLVAVAFYLLLKKLFAVVVSLLSGFIALKMDPVKLYGAAILICVLALFLMAFNQPKLGIVLAFLFNSIIVTFSPLVALELDRKRMNSLQVISNISTWWDLGAAMGALLGIYLVEISNPQGLFGLAALVILCLSTWLLKSFQFVRSIPSHWLWKKKF; encoded by the coding sequence TTGGGTGACGCGCTTTTGTATCCCATTCTGCCTATTTACGGAAAAGAAATGGGCTTTTCCTTTTTCGCTATTGGCCTATTGCTTTCCATTAATCGGTTTGTGCGAATCGTGGCTAATTCCCAAGTGGCTATAATCATGGCCAGGGTGGGTGCGAGAAAGGTCCTTATTTTTTGCTCTGTGTTGGCTGTGATGACCACCCTGGTGTACGGGCTTCAGGTAGGGTTAATCCTATTCGTATTGGCCCGGTTGGTTTGGGGCCTGTGTTATTCCGGGCTGCAAATTTCCACGCTTCATTATGCCGCTCAGGAAACACAACGGAAGGGCTTAACCTTTGCCTTGGCGCAGAGTATTAAAACCAGCGGAGCCCTGGCCGTCTTTTGGTTTGGTCCGCCATTGGTCAATCAACTGGGAGTTGAACCGGGAATTTGGGTCATTGCGTTGTTTAGTTCAATAGGAATCGTTTTGAGCTTTTTCTTACCTATGCTTCCGCTACAAAATCAGGATACTACGATCAAAACCAAAAGAACCTTTTACCCCAGTGCAATTAACCTGCTGGTATTTTCACTCTCTTTTATCATCGATGGAGTTATGGTGGTCTCACTGGCCCAGATTCTTGGAACAGGATTTAACTCCTCGGGCGAACTCCTGGTTGCCGTAGCTTTTTATCTGCTCTTAAAGAAACTGTTTGCCGTGGTAGTATCCCTACTCAGCGGGTTTATAGCGCTAAAAATGGATCCGGTCAAATTATACGGAGCGGCTATCCTCATCTGTGTTTTGGCCTTGTTTCTAATGGCTTTTAACCAACCTAAATTGGGAATTGTCCTCGCTTTTTTGTTCAACTCCATCATCGTTACCTTCTCCCCTCTTGTGGCACTCGAATTGGACCGCAAACGCATGAATTCCCTTCAGGTCATTTCCAACATAAGCACCTGGTGGGATCTCGGAGCAGCCATGGGAGCTCTTTTGGGAATATATCTGGTGGAAATAAGCAACCCTCAAGGGCTGTTTGGCCTGGCGGCATTGGTAATTCTCTGCCTTTCTACATGGCTTTTAAAATCTTTTCAATTCGTGAGATCCATTCCCTCCCATTGGCTGTGGAAGAAAAAATTTTGA
- a CDS encoding sigma-70 family RNA polymerase sigma factor, protein MEHQIEQLYNPLFLFIRKRINNLEDAQDLTQEVFLKLANSDLKKIQNVKSWLYSVAQNAITDFYRKKKVLTEEVEDVTDDQEKPESESIVELGKCVASYIDLLPKEYREILRLSELEGLSQKDIATQLDMNYATVRSKIQRGRKKLKDVFTACCTIKQGGKGSIMSHTQNPDWEEKRNCLEDSC, encoded by the coding sequence ATGGAACATCAGATAGAACAACTCTACAACCCGCTGTTTCTGTTTATCCGCAAACGGATTAATAATCTGGAAGATGCTCAGGATTTGACCCAGGAGGTTTTTCTCAAGCTGGCCAATTCTGATTTGAAAAAAATCCAGAACGTGAAAAGCTGGTTGTATTCGGTGGCCCAAAATGCCATTACGGATTTCTACCGCAAAAAAAAGGTACTTACCGAAGAGGTAGAAGACGTAACGGATGACCAAGAAAAACCCGAAAGCGAATCCATCGTTGAGCTGGGTAAATGCGTGGCCTCCTACATCGACCTATTGCCGAAAGAGTACCGGGAAATTCTAAGATTATCTGAATTGGAAGGCTTGTCACAAAAGGACATCGCCACTCAGTTGGATATGAACTACGCCACGGTGAGATCTAAAATTCAACGAGGCCGAAAAAAGCTCAAGGATGTATTTACGGCCTGCTGCACCATCAAGCAAGGCGGAAAAGGGAGCATCATGAGTCATACCCAAAATCCCGATTGGGAAGAAAAAAGAAATTGTCTTGAAGATTCCTGTTAA
- a CDS encoding DUF4405 domain-containing protein → MMKRSIVSLLILLSFTVLAITGILEYFRPHTHFIQSLHTWFGFVFLLAAVFHLTNNLRPIKSYLKKKSVYGIGMILALVVAAIYWTLPPFETVMEWGTQIRAQGKQEVDPEQRDILRMNTSHETQLHLDLLRGEHYWHPQMVIWTEDTNGQFLETLFVSKATAKGLFFGGRNKDNFKTFDEELDSEGDYRRVDALPVWSHKRGVQYADGMYVPPSNQPLPDGITGATLQGNFNLHTSSQNTSPFVVRLEINVAFDDNEYYSEYDFPDDEVYHSGTGQLGQPSLVFEAQVNPEIKSYQMMQLIGHGHQSGQSGEINPDLSTLTTALEIVERIVIGVQPKK, encoded by the coding sequence ATGATGAAAAGAAGCATTGTAAGCTTACTTATTCTGCTCAGTTTTACCGTATTGGCCATAACGGGAATCCTCGAGTATTTTAGGCCTCATACCCATTTTATTCAAAGCCTACACACTTGGTTTGGCTTCGTGTTTCTGCTGGCAGCCGTTTTTCACCTGACCAATAATCTGCGTCCCATCAAATCTTACCTCAAGAAGAAATCGGTGTACGGAATAGGAATGATTCTGGCGTTGGTCGTTGCGGCCATTTACTGGACTCTCCCACCTTTCGAAACAGTTATGGAATGGGGCACCCAAATTCGTGCTCAGGGTAAACAGGAAGTGGATCCGGAACAAAGAGATATCCTACGAATGAATACTTCCCACGAAACACAGCTTCACCTTGATCTACTTCGCGGAGAGCATTACTGGCATCCTCAAATGGTTATTTGGACGGAAGATACGAACGGCCAATTCCTGGAGACCTTATTCGTAAGCAAGGCCACGGCCAAAGGACTTTTCTTCGGTGGTCGCAACAAGGACAACTTTAAAACCTTTGATGAAGAATTGGATAGTGAAGGAGATTACCGAAGGGTGGATGCCTTACCTGTTTGGTCGCACAAGCGTGGGGTTCAATACGCCGATGGAATGTATGTTCCTCCTTCTAATCAACCCCTACCCGACGGGATCACAGGAGCCACTTTACAAGGAAACTTCAACCTCCATACCTCCTCCCAGAACACGAGTCCGTTCGTGGTTCGTTTAGAGATCAATGTGGCCTTTGATGACAACGAATATTATTCCGAATATGATTTTCCGGATGACGAAGTATACCACAGCGGCACCGGACAATTGGGGCAACCTTCTTTGGTTTTTGAAGCCCAGGTCAATCCGGAGATTAAATCCTATCAAATGATGCAGCTTATTGGCCATGGTCATCAATCCGGCCAATCGGGTGAAATCAACCCTGACCTCTCCACGCTTACCACCGCACTCGAAATTGTTGAGCGTATTGTGATTGGGGTTCAGCCCAAAAAGTAA
- the ccsA gene encoding cytochrome c biogenesis protein CcsA: MATATFVENDFGTATAWKLIYDSWWFEWVMLGLGVSFIFNIQRYRLWRKEKWAILLFHLSFILILVGAAVTRYYSTGGVMRIREGQSSHVIISNDNYLTVLISDGTQSKTVKKPLEFSPLGNNHFTLSTDWDGKDIQVSFAEFVADAVPRVKEDAENGTSLIELVVARGNGRETVYLEKGKTEKLGFKQGDLSIGFESDEKGNINLTERGDSLYIQTPKSLDFFVMADQSAGKIAQDSLQPLRLRTLYRNGDLTFVPLAYHTQATLELVSASMKPKDNDETKDDALALNVSSGGSTETITLMYRKGFLPSQHELKINGLTLRLSYGSEAILLPFALELRDFQLERYPGSTSPSSYASEVSILDGEKREPYRIFMNNVLDYRGYRFYQASYDSDELGTVLSVNQDRPGTYLTYAGYFLMGLGMFFTLFGRNSRFQWLNAKLKQTTEQRLGLVLLFLFLGAGSLPATEVDLEQEQNLILQQQIDQQHADLFGRLMVQDLDGRIKPVNTLASEFLRKISRKTQFKFEHQGEKVKLNANQVFLAMHVYPDLWRDISIIKVDREKGAAFLEGIPINESGHVALTGFIDEEGEYLLTDLVERANQKKPAERSELDKEVIKVDERFNILYNVFVGNYLKIFPNQNDENNTWFSYSQELTEFPEEDAKFVRTILPLYFRDIHERKWIDATEKLTYIKTYQEVLGKDILPSKRQVAAELWYNELNVNFWLFQVYFTLGFILLVLAIARIFTQSRMVNATWVGLIGITLISFIVFTGNLILRWYIAEHAPWSNGYEMLIFVTWVLMLCGLLTFRKSDFSLPLATLFSGALLFVSYLDWLNPEITNLMPVLKSYWLKIHVATIVSSYAPLALSAVMGMMVLVLMIIRTEKTKKAINLRIRELSYINEISMTIGLFVLAVGTFLGGVWANESWGRYWAWDPKETWALISIIVYAIVLHLRFVPRLNSKYVLNTASMFAFWSIIMTSFGVNYYLSGLHSYAAGDPMPIPKFVYVLVVIMVLLAAWAYFKEYRKSSS; the protein is encoded by the coding sequence ATGGCGACGGCCACCTTTGTGGAAAATGACTTTGGCACAGCCACAGCCTGGAAATTGATCTACGACAGTTGGTGGTTTGAATGGGTTATGCTTGGGCTGGGTGTTTCCTTCATCTTCAACATTCAGAGGTATCGCCTGTGGCGCAAAGAGAAATGGGCCATTTTACTCTTTCACTTATCCTTCATTTTAATCTTGGTTGGAGCAGCCGTTACCCGGTATTATTCCACAGGCGGAGTCATGCGCATCCGGGAAGGGCAATCCTCACATGTGATCATTTCCAACGACAATTACCTTACCGTACTTATATCGGATGGAACTCAGAGCAAGACCGTTAAAAAGCCCTTGGAATTTTCACCCCTGGGCAATAATCATTTCACCCTTTCTACAGATTGGGATGGGAAGGATATTCAGGTTTCATTCGCCGAGTTTGTAGCCGACGCCGTTCCCCGAGTGAAAGAAGATGCCGAAAATGGAACTTCCCTGATAGAACTTGTGGTTGCTCGTGGTAATGGTAGAGAAACCGTTTACCTCGAAAAAGGAAAGACAGAAAAGTTAGGCTTCAAGCAAGGAGACTTATCCATCGGATTCGAATCCGATGAAAAGGGGAATATCAATCTCACCGAAAGAGGAGATTCCTTGTACATTCAAACGCCTAAATCGCTCGATTTCTTCGTTATGGCCGATCAGTCGGCAGGAAAAATTGCTCAGGACTCCCTACAGCCGCTGAGGTTACGAACCCTTTACCGCAACGGTGACCTCACATTTGTTCCCCTTGCCTACCATACCCAGGCCACCCTGGAATTGGTTAGTGCGTCTATGAAACCCAAAGACAATGACGAGACCAAGGACGATGCCTTAGCCCTTAATGTAAGCTCCGGAGGTAGTACCGAGACGATAACCCTCATGTATCGCAAAGGATTTTTACCGAGTCAACATGAGCTTAAGATTAATGGATTGACCCTTCGTCTTTCTTATGGTTCTGAGGCCATCTTGTTACCTTTTGCCCTCGAGTTGAGAGACTTTCAGCTGGAGCGCTATCCAGGATCAACGAGCCCTTCGTCCTATGCCAGTGAGGTAAGTATTTTGGACGGCGAAAAACGGGAGCCCTACCGCATTTTTATGAATAATGTGCTCGACTACCGAGGCTATCGTTTTTACCAGGCCAGTTACGATTCAGATGAGTTAGGGACTGTACTTTCTGTCAACCAGGATAGACCCGGAACCTATTTGACCTATGCTGGCTATTTTCTTATGGGACTCGGAATGTTCTTCACCCTGTTTGGACGAAACTCTCGTTTTCAATGGCTCAACGCCAAGTTGAAACAAACCACCGAACAACGGCTTGGATTGGTGCTACTCTTTCTATTCCTGGGAGCAGGCTCCTTGCCAGCCACCGAAGTAGACCTCGAGCAAGAACAGAATCTGATTCTACAGCAACAAATCGATCAGCAACATGCCGATCTGTTTGGCCGCCTGATGGTGCAGGATTTAGATGGGCGGATAAAACCCGTAAATACCCTGGCCTCCGAATTTTTGAGGAAGATTTCCCGTAAAACACAATTCAAATTTGAGCACCAAGGCGAAAAGGTTAAGCTCAACGCCAATCAAGTGTTTCTGGCCATGCACGTATATCCTGATTTATGGCGAGACATTTCCATCATTAAGGTGGATCGTGAAAAAGGAGCTGCTTTTCTGGAAGGTATACCCATCAATGAATCGGGCCATGTTGCCTTAACCGGCTTTATAGACGAAGAGGGTGAATATCTTCTGACTGACTTAGTTGAACGTGCGAATCAGAAAAAACCGGCAGAACGAAGTGAATTGGACAAGGAAGTGATCAAAGTAGATGAGCGCTTCAATATTCTATACAATGTATTTGTAGGCAATTACTTGAAAATCTTCCCCAATCAAAACGACGAGAACAATACCTGGTTTAGCTACAGTCAAGAGCTTACCGAATTTCCAGAAGAGGATGCCAAATTTGTAAGAACCATTTTACCGCTTTATTTCCGCGATATCCATGAACGAAAATGGATAGATGCCACCGAAAAGCTTACCTACATCAAAACCTACCAGGAAGTATTGGGAAAGGACATACTACCCAGCAAAAGGCAGGTAGCTGCTGAACTGTGGTACAATGAACTCAATGTCAATTTTTGGCTTTTCCAGGTCTACTTTACCTTGGGTTTCATCTTATTGGTTTTAGCCATTGCCCGCATCTTTACTCAGTCACGTATGGTCAATGCCACATGGGTCGGTTTGATTGGAATCACCTTGATCAGCTTTATCGTGTTTACCGGCAATTTGATATTACGCTGGTACATTGCTGAACATGCTCCCTGGAGCAACGGTTACGAAATGCTCATTTTTGTAACCTGGGTGTTGATGCTTTGTGGCTTGCTCACCTTTCGTAAATCCGATTTTTCATTGCCCTTGGCCACCTTGTTTTCAGGAGCTTTGTTATTCGTTAGCTACCTCGATTGGCTGAATCCAGAGATTACCAATTTGATGCCTGTACTAAAATCGTACTGGTTGAAAATTCACGTAGCCACCATTGTCAGTAGTTACGCTCCTTTAGCGCTTTCGGCCGTGATGGGAATGATGGTTCTGGTGCTGATGATCATACGAACCGAAAAAACAAAAAAGGCCATCAACCTGAGGATTCGGGAACTGAGCTACATCAATGAGATTTCGATGACCATTGGCTTGTTTGTATTGGCCGTAGGAACGTTTTTAGGTGGAGTTTGGGCCAATGAATCCTGGGGGCGCTACTGGGCTTGGGATCCCAAAGAAACCTGGGCCTTGATTAGTATTATCGTTTATGCCATTGTTCTTCACCTCCGATTCGTACCCCGGTTGAATAGCAAGTATGTGCTCAATACTGCCAGTATGTTTGCCTTTTGGTCCATTATTATGACCTCGTTTGGAGTAAACTACTACCTATCTGGACTACACAGCTACGCCGCCGGGGATCCTATGCCCATTCCCAAATTCGTTTATGTACTGGTGGTGATTATGGTGCTTTTGGCGGCTTGGGCTTATTTTAAGGAATACCGAAAATCCAGTTCATAG
- the nrfA gene encoding ammonia-forming cytochrome c nitrite reductase: protein MRNWVLFIVTGIGVFLLGILASSIINRKAEARFEYVPKVEISQNEPRNAVWGENYPKEYQSYKQTRDTSFSTYQGGSATRDMLEEDPRLVILWAGYGFSKDYNQGRGHSYAIDDLRNSLRTGGPKGKGDGPMPSTCWACKSPDVPRLMNEHGIDEFYQGKWADKGSEVVNAIGCADCHDPDNMKLRITRPALIEAFEAMGEDINQATHQEMRSLVCAQCHVEYYFNKKIPGKEGTPYLVFPWKNGMSVEDMEAYYDEIEFADWTHKISRAPMLKAQHPGYETYKTGIHADRGVSCADCHMPYKSEGGQKFTDHHIQSPLANVANACQVCHRVDQDNLLENVYERQRKANENRLKLEDLLVKAHIEAGKAWELGATEEQMAAILLDIRHAQWRWDYAAASHGASFHSPVETGRVIAGGMIIAQEARVKLARLLAELGHNQEVVMPDISTKEKAQEYIGLDMEKLREEKKEFKQNLLPQWLKEASEREAKMDTKAASL, encoded by the coding sequence ATGAGAAACTGGGTATTGTTTATCGTGACAGGTATTGGGGTATTCCTTTTGGGAATCCTTGCATCAAGTATCATCAACCGCAAGGCTGAAGCTCGCTTTGAGTATGTGCCAAAGGTGGAAATTTCGCAAAACGAACCACGCAATGCGGTTTGGGGTGAAAACTACCCCAAGGAATACCAGTCTTACAAGCAGACTCGGGATACTTCGTTTAGCACCTACCAGGGGGGATCTGCCACCCGTGATATGTTGGAAGAAGATCCACGATTGGTCATTCTTTGGGCCGGATACGGTTTTTCCAAAGACTACAACCAGGGTAGGGGACACTCTTATGCCATCGATGATTTGCGTAATTCCCTTCGAACCGGAGGTCCTAAAGGAAAGGGAGATGGACCTATGCCTTCTACTTGCTGGGCGTGTAAAAGTCCGGATGTACCTCGCTTGATGAATGAACATGGTATCGATGAATTCTACCAAGGCAAGTGGGCCGATAAGGGTTCGGAAGTGGTGAATGCCATTGGTTGCGCGGATTGCCACGATCCGGATAACATGAAATTGAGAATTACCCGGCCCGCTCTTATCGAAGCCTTTGAAGCCATGGGTGAAGACATCAATCAGGCGACGCATCAGGAAATGCGGTCTTTGGTATGTGCCCAGTGCCATGTGGAGTACTACTTCAACAAAAAGATTCCTGGAAAAGAGGGGACACCTTACCTCGTGTTCCCCTGGAAAAATGGAATGAGTGTGGAAGATATGGAGGCCTATTACGACGAAATCGAGTTTGCTGACTGGACCCACAAAATCAGTAGAGCACCTATGCTCAAGGCCCAGCACCCAGGTTATGAAACCTACAAAACAGGTATTCATGCAGACCGGGGAGTTTCCTGTGCCGACTGCCACATGCCTTATAAAAGTGAGGGAGGACAAAAATTTACCGATCACCACATTCAGTCTCCTTTGGCCAATGTGGCCAATGCGTGCCAGGTGTGTCACCGAGTGGATCAGGATAATTTATTGGAGAACGTTTATGAGCGTCAACGCAAAGCCAATGAAAATCGCTTAAAGTTGGAAGATCTGTTGGTTAAAGCCCACATCGAAGCCGGTAAGGCTTGGGAATTGGGAGCTACCGAGGAACAAATGGCAGCCATCCTATTAGATATTCGCCACGCTCAATGGCGTTGGGACTATGCCGCAGCTTCTCACGGTGCGTCTTTCCACTCTCCTGTAGAAACCGGTAGGGTTATCGCTGGCGGAATGATTATTGCTCAGGAAGCCCGGGTGAAATTGGCTCGTTTGTTGGCCGAATTAGGACACAATCAAGAAGTGGTAATGCCCGATATTTCCACCAAAGAAAAAGCCCAGGAGTACATTGGACTGGATATGGAAAAACTCCGCGAGGAGAAAAAAGAGTTCAAGCAAAACCTCTTGCCTCAGTGGCTTAAAGAAGCTTCAGAAAGAGAGGCTAAAATGGATACCAAGGCAGCCTCTTTGTAG